From Triticum aestivum cultivar Chinese Spring chromosome 4A, IWGSC CS RefSeq v2.1, whole genome shotgun sequence, a single genomic window includes:
- the LOC123085750 gene encoding stress response protein NST1-like produces MSLPCSDQNIRPRKMKNATLPPGVAVLRCWCGDLCKVKEVTDFSDWLGMKFFMCANYEEDPAVALSEYDKPPSPPPLCMYYRWIDTEKPAWAVTEIRERSRRAWNSLFAEERREKAEAEEKAEQERELKEYYAEQHRFFQEMGKKTGKRLVAWRSRNDSERRLVRLRGRERKKGLARPRQQKKLAMEKENIHAGLSRFLW; encoded by the exons ATGAGTTTgccttgttcagatcaaaacattAGGCCGAGGAAAATGAAGAATGCAACTTTGCCTCCTGGGGTGGCAGTCCTGCGGTGTTGGTGTGGCGatctttgcaaggtgaaggaggtgacggatttttctgattggttgggcatgaagtttttcatgtgcgccaattatgaggaagatcctgccgtagctctttcagagtacgacaagcctccg TCTCCTCCGCCTCTGTGCATGTACTATCGTTGGATTGACACGGAGAAGCCGGCTTGGGCAGTGACTGAGATTCGTGAAAGAAGTCGTCGTGCGTGGAATAGTTTATTTGCGGAAGAGCGACGCGAGAAggcggaagctgaggagaaagcagagcaagagagagagttAAAAGAATACTATGCGGAGCAACACCGTTTTTTTCAGGAAATGGGAAAAAAAACAGGGAAGAGGCTCGTCGCATGGAGGAGCAGGAACGACAGCGAAAGGAGGCTCGTGAGGCTGAGaggcagagaaagaaagaaagggctcgcgaggccaaggcagcagaagaagctggcgatggaaaaggaaaatatccacgCTGGACTCAGTAGATTCTTGTGGTAG